ATCCTTTGACTGCTGTCCAAAAGTATTATTGTCGCGGtgattgtttttaatcatatttttgtaatttgttaacccagatacttttataatttcataatacttatatgatttttaattgcatttacAAGCAAGTATATGCCTATTAAATATcggacaattataaaaataagggccgccaaaaataataataatttatttatgtaaaataatataatatgttttgtattataatacataaatatctaCAGAGATGTATCTCATcctgtacaatattatgaccACTTTaacccattataatatatgacttaaacaaagaaaaattaacatttaaagcgttttgtaaaatttacaaCGCTAAAAGTAGGCagatatcatatattaatctGCTATCAGAGTAACttgttattatcaataattttctaaCTGCTTTCAgaagtaaaattttataataattgttagtgTTTTTGTGTgtgattaatgataattattttcacaattttacGTTTCTCTATTGagtataattaactttttatttgttgtcTTTACAAACAGATAATAAAACttacatatttgttttcattaacactataaattagattttttccttagattataattattaaattatgttttaattaacaatatatttaaatcaatattaataacatatatgtattctatatattttaatttatctttccATctcttaataagtattttcaaataccaattaatttttttctcatattaaaattggttatagtacaattttaataattatctttcaagtataatattattaatcattaataaatacatgcaTAATTGAATtgctctaaaattataaattattgtcggccctttaattttcaaattttattcacattttcataatcactccttaaattataagttaaccaataattatatcatttcaacaataatattttgtaagcaTTAGATGTAAGAAATTAACTGTTGTGaaagttgaaaaaattgattaattattctttttatgtttttttatttttttattttgatcataCTTATATCAATGTCATAATTTCAGAATTATCCTATCatgtatctattaaaaaaatttcaatgtgTAATTCATGTTAATTAAATGGTATgtgttaaatatagataaatgtattgatgttAATctgattcaatattaaataaaattatattatatattcattgaagtgattatgtattaaatgtattatttaactaaaaaaatttgttattattgttgcataacaatattatgtacagtttACTTTGACCTATACGGCTATCaggctatacattttatatttatgttatattcatTTGAAATTATCTTATTTCATGAAATGGGAACCGTTTTTTCtacttaatgaattatttaaaattatggatAATAATTGAGTGTCTTTTCACGAATttgaatcataaatttaactcagtacttttttttataatttagaaaggTAAGGAAAGGCCAAGTTTCTAAGTCTACACCAGTTTTTgagtaaattgatatttttataatttaaaaaatgaataatagcaGAAACTTGAACTTTtcggtatatacattataattgtgtattctatacataatatagttttcaaaatattttgactttttgatTTAGTTacagaaaattttaattttttttttttaaatgttactaaaaaatttatgattgactaaaaatgtattatttcaatattttttataagcatttaaaattttactaaaaagctaaattagttttttatgagaatttgaaatttaagatCTTACAACATTAGATTTtaacctgtataatattttttttttaatgatttttggtttttgttgtaattcaaaaacaaatatcaataGATACTTCCAATTTTCATAaggtgtttatattatcattattttataaatatggtataaatttcaacatttttaactcattaatacatataggcaaaatttttttatattaatatggatataattatatacttaagtgaagaataattattttactataatttaaaaacataagttaggacttataatatttacctatatatattatgaattcaacaaaaaaaattatgatatattttatttttatatttttttattctacacaacaaatacaattttaatcaccttaattaaatatttaaatttatatttacaattaaaaatataatataaatactgaggaaaatataaatataatcacttTAGAGATAACAGGAACTTTATAAAGATCAACATTGTTTAAGAGGATgttatatgcttttattgatgatattatctttttaaagtgagttatagcaATGTAAAATATCACAACTTTAAAGTGCTCATGAAGTCATgacttacttttaaattacaatatgaataaaagcaGCATATGAGATACcttagataatattctaaagtaccttaagtttgataataggtaaattaactCTAATAAAAGCtaacagaaaatatatttcttgggAGATaagatctatttttattatattttttttctatgatctattatttagtatttacatataaatatttaaaaaaagaactaGAGTaatgcttaaaataaaaaaaaaactatcaatataaattaaaaaggttaaaaaacaGTCCAAATATACAGTTCTTAAAAGTTCAAATGGCATTTGGAAATTGATATTTGGGCAAGATTAAACACCTATAAAAACCAAGGAGAAAGAAAGTACTAAATTTATACTCTagcataacttaaaaatattttattcatacatttttattataaacttgttCAAGTTTCACTGATTAGTAAATCTTTCTAATTACcagtcttaaataaaaaaaataattattaaattcttccTCTACCTCTATTCATACAAgggttattttttcttattcctataggtattttacatttaggCGGAGGGGACTTTGGTCTAAGTACCTCAATACGGTCAGTACAACCAGTTGTTAATTGACCATTACTAAAATATCCATTATACATTTCTGtgttaaaattagaattagtCAATTCAGGTCCTAAAGTAAGCCATCCTGGACGTATAGTACTGTCTCGACCAAATAAATGTAATCTAAGGGAAAAATcaacagtaataaaaaaattaaaaccatatatataaatagtataataatttttaaatcaaaaattttattatatttattagataaaataccTTCTTTTTCCTAGgcaaaaatgttcaattatatGGAATATTTCAACAGGTTTTTCTATTGAACCATGTTCATTCTCTTCACTAATAATCAAATCAATATCAACATTAGCGTGAATATAGTCACCATCTGTAGATCGACGAACTGTTCCTTTGATGCCCATCAAACAATGTTCctaaaatccataaaatcagttaaaataaaatgactaCAATGGTGTTATATTAGCGAACCTTAGTGCGTTGAAAAACAGCATTTGGTTCTAGGTTTTTTGAATGTCCaggatttttagaatttgttcGAATCCAACAAATATCTTCACAGCGTCTAAAACCCCATCGACGTAAACAATCACGACCTTTATCCAAACCATCAGATGAACCACAccagagaaaaataaaactacggTTAGCAGCTAATTCACCTAATTCTAGGTCCATTatctattcaaattataaaaagatgaatatttattatgtttatgtataacatatagtaaataagatatatataatgatgaaactggtcagataatataaattatagcatttataattaaatataagggaaaaaaataaaatgtaaataggaGAAAGAGCAACCCAGGCTAAACAAATTGAATACTTAATTTAGTTCatacatctataatattatacaaatgataTAATGCTGAGTACAGTTCATAAAAAGGTATTAAGGCAAATTCTTTATAAGGCTATAATTGTTGttctatacagtatatttgGTTGTTAACAAGTAGATAATAAGCAAAGATTAAATAGAGATTGAGAAGAttgaataataagtttatttaatttttaagtagatGCGCTGCTGCAACTTAGATGTACCCAAAATAATTGAggggtatattatttatttataaataaggattttaatttcagatggttataatttaatgtaaaataattatgaaaaaggCTAACCTGTTTCCAATtccataattttgtattggtTACTCCTAGCGTCCTTTGATATTCTTCAAGTGGTGGTTCAATAAGTATGACatcaaattttatgtttaatgattttaaattatatgtgctTAGGTCgcatttcaaaaacattggAGGAGTAGCAGTTTGTTGTATAAGTTCatccttttaaataatttaaagtatgtaaagtaaatattttatggaaacttataagtattaatttctaatataaataaaaagtttaacaagtttaactataaactatttagtttttaaaactcaattttaattttttttcaatgataccTTTAAACGAATCAATTCCCTTAGCTTAGGATATTCTTCAAATCTGTCAGTAAGACCCACATCTCGAATAAAATTTTGTGGGCGTTGACCGGTATCTACAAAATGTTGACAATAATCATTATGAGGATTTGATGATTGTGTACCTTTGAGAAATGTTGACGAATCATTGTACGTATGTTCTGGGCTCTTAGGTTgggaattaaatttatttattactttacgaACAGAACTCATTGGCATACCCTCTCTATGAGTATTCAAAGCTCGTCGTAACTGTTGAACGTCGGAAAACCCTAGCTAcgaatgataattaaaaaagtatatatcacgtatatatattttttaaataaataatttttttaagtttaccgTTTtggccaatattttttttcttatttta
This sequence is a window from Rhopalosiphum maidis isolate BTI-1 chromosome 1, ASM367621v3, whole genome shotgun sequence. Protein-coding genes within it:
- the LOC113548415 gene encoding N6-adenosine-methyltransferase non-catalytic subunit isoform X1; its protein translation is MSETLKMLKEQSKIRKKILAKTLGFSDVQQLRRALNTHREGMPMSSVRKVINKFNSQPKSPEHTYNDSSTFLKGTQSSNPHNDYCQHFVDTGQRPQNFIRDVGLTDRFEEYPKLRELIRLKDELIQQTATPPMFLKCDLSTYNLKSLNIKFDVILIEPPLEEYQRTLGVTNTKLWNWKQIMDLELGELAANRSFIFLWCGSSDGLDKGRDCLRRWGFRRCEDICWIRTNSKNPGHSKNLEPNAVFQRTKEHCLMGIKGTVRRSTDGDYIHANVDIDLIISEENEHGSIEKPVEIFHIIEHFCLGKRRLHLFGRDSTIRPGWLTLGPELTNSNFNTEMYNGYFSNGQLTTGCTDRIEVLRPKSPPPKCKIPIGIRKNNPCMNRGRGRI
- the LOC113548415 gene encoding N6-adenosine-methyltransferase non-catalytic subunit isoform X2 — protein: MPMSSVRKVINKFNSQPKSPEHTYNDSSTFLKGTQSSNPHNDYCQHFVDTGQRPQNFIRDVGLTDRFEEYPKLRELIRLKDELIQQTATPPMFLKCDLSTYNLKSLNIKFDVILIEPPLEEYQRTLGVTNTKLWNWKQIMDLELGELAANRSFIFLWCGSSDGLDKGRDCLRRWGFRRCEDICWIRTNSKNPGHSKNLEPNAVFQRTKEHCLMGIKGTVRRSTDGDYIHANVDIDLIISEENEHGSIEKPVEIFHIIEHFCLGKRRLHLFGRDSTIRPGWLTLGPELTNSNFNTEMYNGYFSNGQLTTGCTDRIEVLRPKSPPPKCKIPIGIRKNNPCMNRGRGRI